A stretch of Christensenellaceae bacterium DNA encodes these proteins:
- a CDS encoding monosaccharide-transporting ATPase — MEEYVLELSNIGKTFTGVNVLRGVNMKLKKGEVHVLLGENGAGKSTLIKIISGYHKQDKGGTIKVDGKEMEFKRPKDAIDASIHTIYQELTLCPYMTVAENIVIDKQDRFEGGMLKTAEFRRIAADALKKLGQPEINPDALVRDLSIAQQQVVEIAKAISADAKIVLMDEPTSSISQKDADKLLQIVRNLRDEGVTVIYISHRLQEIGQIADRITVLRDGNMVKTVEQKDVTDKELIAMMVGRDITNTYPKREVPLGDVVLKLDRVKCEGVFEEVSFEVHAGEIFGIGGIVGAKRTEILEAIFGLRKITSGQMYLKGKKYNPREPRDAIQNKIAFVTEDRKKTGLVLCLPTMENINMINAQRKSKFGYIDWKEMTKTAERQKKLLNIKLNNINQKVSTLSGGNQQKVALAKWMDFDPAIVLFDEPTRGIDIGAKTEIYNIMGELAEKGVAIVMVSSELPELISVTDKIMVMREGVMKGVLDRNEATQELIMSLATMESK; from the coding sequence TTGGAAGAATATGTACTGGAACTTTCCAACATCGGCAAGACTTTCACGGGCGTGAACGTGCTGCGCGGTGTAAACATGAAGTTGAAAAAGGGCGAAGTCCATGTGCTGCTCGGCGAAAACGGCGCGGGTAAGTCTACGCTGATCAAAATTATTTCCGGTTACCACAAGCAGGATAAGGGCGGGACGATCAAAGTGGACGGAAAAGAAATGGAATTCAAGCGTCCTAAGGACGCGATCGACGCTTCTATCCACACGATCTATCAGGAATTGACGCTGTGCCCGTACATGACGGTCGCGGAAAATATCGTGATAGACAAGCAGGACCGTTTTGAGGGCGGAATGCTTAAAACGGCGGAATTTCGCCGGATCGCGGCGGACGCGCTTAAAAAGCTGGGACAGCCGGAGATTAATCCGGACGCGCTGGTGCGCGATCTTTCGATTGCCCAGCAGCAGGTGGTAGAGATCGCGAAAGCGATTTCGGCGGATGCAAAAATTGTGCTCATGGATGAGCCGACGTCGTCCATTTCGCAAAAGGACGCGGATAAGCTGCTGCAAATCGTGCGCAACCTGCGCGATGAAGGCGTGACGGTCATCTATATTTCGCATCGTCTGCAGGAAATCGGCCAGATCGCAGACCGTATCACCGTGCTGCGCGATGGCAATATGGTAAAGACGGTCGAGCAAAAGGATGTGACGGATAAGGAACTGATCGCTATGATGGTTGGGCGCGATATTACAAATACCTATCCAAAACGCGAAGTGCCTTTAGGAGACGTCGTTTTGAAACTGGACCGCGTAAAATGCGAGGGGGTATTCGAAGAGGTTTCCTTTGAAGTACATGCCGGAGAAATTTTCGGGATCGGCGGTATTGTAGGCGCGAAGCGTACGGAAATACTGGAAGCGATCTTCGGACTGCGCAAAATCACCAGCGGGCAAATGTACCTGAAAGGTAAGAAATATAACCCCAGGGAACCTCGCGACGCGATTCAGAACAAAATTGCGTTTGTCACGGAGGATCGAAAGAAGACGGGGTTGGTATTATGCCTGCCAACAATGGAAAATATCAATATGATTAACGCGCAAAGGAAATCCAAATTTGGTTATATCGATTGGAAAGAAATGACCAAAACGGCGGAGCGGCAGAAAAAGCTGCTGAATATTAAGCTGAACAACATCAACCAGAAAGTATCCACGCTTTCGGGCGGCAACCAGCAAAAGGTGGCACTCGCAAAATGGATGGATTTTGATCCGGCTATCGTATTATTCGACGAACCTACACGCGGTATCGATATCGGCGCCAAGACAGAAATTTATAATATTATGGGCGAGTTGGCGGAAAAAGGCGTGGCGATCGTTATGGTATCGTCGGAGCTTCCCGAACTGATCAGCGTTACGGATAAGATCATGGTCATGCGCGAGGGCGTAATGAAAGGCGTTCTTGACAGAAATGAAGCAACACAGGAACTGATCATGAGCCTCGCGACAATGGAATCGAAATAA
- a CDS encoding GntR family transcriptional regulator, whose protein sequence is MLAYVDTKNKLFKYIKANKLKVGDKLPSETQLSELLGVSRLTLREAVNALKNEGVVYSVQGKGTFVSCNMDQIADTLNNNLSVTEMIELSGYTAGVQSFKKELVRAEGEIADKLNVNEGTTLVMCARIRTADGRPVVYSEDYLAPRLVEDFLSVTDENVSLYKFIENQAGIEMGLCIAELVPMKAEGEIAKMLELSEGDVLLKFKMMVNDAYGTPLIYSNEYLRVDNFKFLIHRWR, encoded by the coding sequence ATGTTGGCGTATGTTGACACGAAAAACAAATTATTCAAGTATATCAAGGCGAATAAGCTGAAGGTGGGCGATAAATTGCCTTCCGAAACACAGCTTTCCGAGCTTTTAGGCGTGAGCCGTCTGACGCTGCGCGAAGCGGTTAACGCCCTGAAAAACGAGGGTGTGGTTTATTCCGTGCAGGGAAAGGGAACGTTTGTTTCCTGTAATATGGACCAGATCGCAGATACACTGAATAACAATCTGAGTGTCACGGAGATGATCGAGCTCAGCGGTTACACGGCGGGCGTACAGTCCTTTAAAAAGGAACTGGTGCGCGCGGAAGGTGAAATCGCGGACAAACTCAACGTCAACGAGGGAACGACGCTCGTCATGTGCGCGCGTATCCGTACGGCGGACGGCCGTCCGGTGGTCTATTCGGAAGACTACCTGGCGCCGCGCCTGGTGGAAGATTTTCTTTCCGTAACGGATGAGAACGTCTCGCTTTACAAATTCATCGAAAACCAGGCCGGCATTGAAATGGGCCTTTGCATCGCGGAACTGGTGCCTATGAAAGCGGAAGGGGAGATCGCCAAAATGCTTGAGCTTTCCGAGGGCGACGTGCTCTTAAAGTTCAAGATGATGGTGAACGACGCATACGGAACCCCGCTTATCTACTCCAACGAATATTTACGGGTCGACAACTTCAAATTCCTGATTCACAGGTGGAGGTAG
- a CDS encoding oxidoreductase, which produces MKAVVKYQQGKDGIELRDVPVPEIGDDDVLLEVKAAGLCGSDLAFANGHHADILFPPVILGHEFSGVVAKVGKNVTKWKVGDRVVSDNTGKVCGECYACSTADYLSCPERLGLGYGLDGGFAKYCKIYGETLKKFPNSLMRLPDSISFEEAAILDPACNAYMAVVQEAKVMPGEYVAVFGVGALGQFSIQAARAAGASKIIVIGLSQDKERFEMAKEHGATDIVISDQEDAIAQVKRITNGEGVAAVIDCAGVAAVLRQAIEIVRTTGVIIKIGYDAKPLGFSLDDIVGRAIQLKGHFGYDWVSWRNVMNLVVAGKFTLHTAITHKLKISEFDKALDLLRSQQAVKVILYPED; this is translated from the coding sequence TTGAAAGCGGTTGTAAAATATCAGCAGGGAAAAGACGGTATCGAGTTACGCGACGTACCTGTTCCCGAAATCGGGGACGACGATGTTTTACTGGAAGTAAAGGCTGCGGGATTGTGTGGATCGGACCTCGCGTTTGCGAACGGACACCATGCGGATATCCTGTTTCCGCCCGTCATACTGGGACATGAGTTCTCGGGCGTTGTGGCCAAAGTTGGAAAGAACGTTACAAAATGGAAAGTAGGAGACCGCGTGGTTTCGGACAACACCGGCAAGGTGTGCGGCGAATGCTACGCATGCTCCACGGCGGATTACCTTTCGTGCCCCGAACGACTGGGGCTTGGTTACGGCCTTGACGGCGGATTCGCCAAGTACTGCAAGATATACGGGGAAACGCTCAAGAAGTTCCCGAATTCCCTCATGAGGCTGCCGGACAGTATCTCATTTGAGGAAGCGGCGATCCTCGATCCTGCGTGCAACGCCTATATGGCGGTGGTGCAGGAAGCAAAGGTAATGCCGGGGGAATACGTGGCGGTGTTCGGCGTCGGCGCGTTGGGGCAGTTTTCCATCCAGGCCGCAAGGGCGGCAGGCGCTTCTAAGATCATTGTGATCGGACTTTCGCAGGACAAGGAACGCTTTGAGATGGCCAAAGAGCACGGGGCGACGGACATCGTCATCTCGGACCAGGAGGACGCCATCGCGCAGGTAAAGCGTATCACAAACGGGGAAGGCGTCGCGGCGGTCATAGACTGCGCGGGCGTCGCGGCGGTACTCAGGCAGGCGATCGAAATAGTGCGCACAACCGGTGTGATCATCAAAATCGGCTACGACGCGAAACCGCTGGGCTTCTCATTAGACGATATTGTCGGACGCGCCATCCAGTTAAAAGGACATTTCGGTTACGACTGGGTATCATGGAGAAACGTGATGAACCTGGTAGTCGCCGGAAAATTCACTCTTCATACAGCAATTACACATAAACTGAAAATATCGGAATTTGATAAGGCGCTTGATTTGCTGCGCTCGCAGCAGGCGGTCAAGGTCATACTTTATCCGGAAGACTAA
- the deoC_4 gene encoding deoxyribose-phosphate aldolase, which produces MKLEMEDIIKKITEEVYRNLSAMQGGMQAAPSMGGACAAGSYELVKMDPHATVGDLEQACAAVRSKGYTALCVPQWFVNLAAEKLHGSAKVDTIISLPGGTTSTYAKYAEVNEAVKNGANEITIPVNMDLVKENRLSDARNDLETAMITAASTDGVCVRALLEAGIACTDALREAVKMICDCGIKHIVLSFVMSNAKADSGVIAEVIAACAGKADVAVLGGGITALPQGATRVMSSYVT; this is translated from the coding sequence TTGAAATTGGAAATGGAAGACATCATCAAGAAGATTACCGAGGAAGTATATAGAAACCTTTCCGCAATGCAGGGCGGCATGCAGGCGGCCCCGTCTATGGGAGGCGCCTGTGCGGCGGGTTCGTACGAACTGGTGAAGATGGATCCGCACGCAACGGTCGGCGACCTTGAACAGGCATGCGCGGCGGTCAGGAGCAAAGGATATACGGCGCTGTGCGTACCGCAATGGTTCGTAAACCTCGCGGCGGAAAAGCTTCATGGCAGTGCAAAGGTGGACACCATCATCAGCCTGCCGGGCGGCACCACTTCCACGTACGCAAAGTACGCGGAGGTCAATGAAGCGGTTAAGAACGGCGCGAACGAGATTACGATTCCTGTCAATATGGACTTGGTGAAAGAAAACCGGCTAAGCGACGCGCGTAACGATCTGGAGACGGCGATGATCACTGCCGCTTCAACGGACGGCGTGTGCGTAAGGGCGCTTTTGGAAGCGGGAATCGCTTGTACAGACGCTTTGAGGGAAGCGGTGAAAATGATTTGTGATTGCGGAATCAAGCATATTGTATTATCATTTGTAATGAGCAATGCAAAGGCAGATTCCGGCGTGATTGCAGAGGTAATCGCAGCTTGCGCGGGCAAGGCGGATGTGGCCGTATTGGGCGGCGGCATTACGGCGTTGCCACAGGGCGCAACGAGGGTTATGTCGAGTTATGTGACCTAA
- a CDS encoding carboxysome shell protein, which produces MEKEALGMVETKGLIGSIEAADAMVKAANVKLIGKERIGSGLVTVMVRGDVGAVKAAVDAGAAAAKRVGELYGVHVIPRPHNDTETILPHME; this is translated from the coding sequence ATGGAAAAAGAAGCTTTGGGAATGGTAGAAACAAAAGGTTTGATCGGTTCGATCGAAGCTGCCGACGCAATGGTCAAAGCGGCTAACGTAAAGCTGATCGGTAAGGAACGTATCGGCTCCGGCCTTGTTACGGTCATGGTTCGCGGCGACGTAGGCGCGGTAAAAGCCGCCGTTGACGCAGGCGCTGCCGCTGCCAAGCGCGTCGGCGAGCTGTACGGCGTACATGTCATCCCGCGTCCGCATAACGATACGGAAACGATTCTGCCGCATATGGAGTAA
- a CDS encoding propanediol utilization: polyhedral bodies pduT, whose product MNALGMIELNNIPVGIESADAMLKTADVRLVSAQPVCAGKYIAIVAGDVMAVRSSVQAGCENAVDKLVDSLVIPNVHEQVLRAVGAASEIGRVDAVGIVETFSLCAAVIAADTAVKTANIDLIEVRLGRGLGGKSFVVLTGDVAAAEAAVAAVKETEEIQGLLSQCVVIPSLHRDLVGSLL is encoded by the coding sequence GTGAATGCACTTGGAATGATAGAACTCAATAACATACCGGTGGGGATCGAATCCGCGGACGCGATGCTTAAAACGGCGGACGTAAGGCTTGTAAGCGCACAGCCGGTATGCGCGGGGAAATACATTGCGATCGTCGCAGGCGACGTAATGGCGGTGCGCTCGTCCGTACAGGCGGGCTGCGAGAACGCCGTGGATAAATTGGTGGACAGCCTGGTGATCCCAAACGTGCACGAGCAGGTATTGCGCGCGGTGGGCGCGGCCAGCGAAATCGGCAGGGTGGACGCGGTAGGCATTGTCGAAACTTTCTCTCTGTGCGCGGCGGTGATCGCTGCCGATACGGCGGTGAAAACGGCGAATATCGACCTGATAGAAGTGCGTCTCGGGCGGGGCCTCGGCGGGAAATCTTTCGTGGTGCTGACAGGAGACGTCGCGGCGGCAGAGGCTGCGGTTGCCGCCGTTAAGGAAACCGAGGAAATACAAGGCCTGCTTTCGCAGTGCGTAGTAATCCCTTCTTTGCATCGTGACCTGGTTGGCTCGCTCTTATAG
- a CDS encoding oxidoreductase — translation MEIYICADFSQDGIEMLKVAGHTVRTGGWGFEEHILTEDQLIQQIGNADVLIVGYEEVSRKVLENTNLKAISSIRGGPRANIDVDYATERGIPVFYTFGREAIPVADFTIGQILAVTRKIARADRELRRGVFAAPDMEYGSEKDVIWDMTPEGPWQARKGIEMQGKTIGLIGFGTVGREVAKRAKSFGMKVIVYDPYQDAARIEQGGAQKAELEQLLRSSDIISFHAKITDDNKGMIGEKQFAMMKDGVYIVNNARAGLMDENALRAALRSGKLGGLALDVFHQEPIKSNDEYFDYDNVVLTPHIAGSGRDVIYLQSVMLVNDLMLYFAGGRPKPVVNPEVFDKIGR, via the coding sequence TTGGAGATATACATTTGCGCTGATTTCAGCCAGGATGGGATTGAAATGCTCAAGGTTGCGGGACATACGGTGCGCACCGGCGGCTGGGGCTTTGAGGAGCATATCCTGACGGAAGATCAACTCATTCAGCAGATTGGAAACGCCGACGTTTTGATCGTCGGATATGAAGAAGTATCGCGGAAAGTGTTGGAGAATACCAATTTGAAAGCAATTTCATCTATCCGTGGCGGCCCGAGGGCCAACATCGACGTGGACTACGCGACGGAGCGCGGGATTCCGGTGTTCTATACGTTCGGGCGGGAAGCGATTCCGGTAGCGGACTTTACGATCGGGCAGATACTGGCAGTCACGAGAAAGATCGCACGGGCGGACAGGGAGCTTCGGCGCGGTGTGTTCGCAGCGCCGGATATGGAATACGGCAGTGAAAAGGACGTTATCTGGGATATGACGCCCGAAGGACCGTGGCAGGCGCGCAAAGGCATCGAGATGCAGGGAAAGACCATCGGCCTCATCGGTTTTGGTACCGTCGGGCGTGAGGTGGCAAAGCGTGCGAAAAGCTTTGGCATGAAAGTAATCGTGTACGATCCTTATCAGGATGCGGCGCGTATCGAGCAGGGCGGCGCGCAGAAAGCGGAACTCGAACAGTTGCTTCGCTCGTCGGATATTATCTCTTTCCATGCGAAGATCACGGACGACAATAAGGGCATGATCGGCGAAAAGCAATTTGCCATGATGAAAGACGGCGTTTATATCGTCAACAATGCACGAGCGGGACTGATGGACGAAAACGCGCTGCGCGCGGCTCTGCGTTCGGGCAAGCTCGGCGGCCTGGCGCTCGACGTATTCCATCAGGAACCGATCAAAAGCAATGACGAATATTTTGATTACGACAACGTGGTCCTGACGCCGCATATCGCGGGCTCCGGACGCGACGTTATCTACCTGCAGTCCGTTATGCTGGTCAACGACCTGATGTTGTACTTTGCAGGCGGAAGACCGAAGCCGGTCGTAAACCCCGAAGTGTTCGACAAGATTGGAAGGTGA
- the eutN gene encoding ethanolamine utilization protein EutN: MRTGRVVGNVVSTVKNENLTGIKLLVVQILNDGLPAEAIVAADATKQAGVGDYVFIMESKEAGLLLRRENTPADASVCGFIDSYNELM; encoded by the coding sequence ATGCGCACGGGAAGAGTCGTCGGTAATGTGGTTTCCACTGTCAAAAATGAAAATCTGACCGGAATTAAGCTGCTCGTTGTGCAAATCCTGAACGACGGACTGCCGGCGGAGGCGATCGTGGCGGCGGACGCGACCAAGCAGGCGGGGGTAGGCGATTATGTTTTCATTATGGAATCCAAGGAAGCGGGTCTTCTTTTGCGCCGCGAAAATACGCCGGCCGACGCATCTGTTTGCGGGTTTATCGACTCGTATAACGAACTGATGTAA
- a CDS encoding NADH dehydrogenase, with product MSLIDSVREAGIIGAGGAGFPTHVKIGCQAEYVIGNGAECEPLLRVDQQLMARYAEDVVAGIAAVKEQVGAKKAVICLKEHYHDAVAALKKAARSQGVSVKLFKSYYPAGDEQQMVFEVTGRVIPTGGLPLDVGAVVCNVSTLVNIANALKGKPVTDKMVTVGAHVKQPVTLRVPIGTPISLLLQRAGAPENMDGYTVVIGGPCMGKLTKDLSTPVTKTTGGLLVIPDDHPLLAKKQDNIERDIRLAKAVCCNCSMCTQMCPRNALGLNVQPHKAMRAVSQGSGALLGTANSVFSCCDCGICTYYACNFGLSPSKIMQRLKSGMMAQGVKPQKEVPFAPDPDIDGKRIPVSRMIARLGLSKYDVPAPLEDELMNVNQVRIPLKMSIGAPSTPVVAVGDSVNAGDLIADIRENALGSKIHASISGIVSAVGDFIEITM from the coding sequence ATGAGTTTGATTGACAGCGTGAGGGAAGCGGGGATCATCGGCGCGGGCGGCGCTGGTTTTCCCACACATGTAAAGATCGGCTGCCAGGCGGAATACGTGATCGGCAACGGCGCGGAATGCGAACCATTGCTGCGCGTTGACCAACAACTGATGGCAAGGTATGCAGAGGACGTTGTCGCGGGAATCGCGGCTGTAAAAGAACAGGTGGGGGCTAAAAAAGCAGTCATCTGCCTTAAGGAGCATTACCATGACGCGGTAGCGGCGCTGAAAAAGGCGGCACGCTCGCAAGGGGTAAGCGTTAAGTTGTTCAAGAGCTATTATCCCGCCGGAGACGAACAGCAGATGGTGTTTGAAGTAACGGGACGGGTTATTCCCACGGGAGGGCTTCCACTGGACGTGGGAGCGGTTGTGTGTAACGTAAGCACACTGGTAAACATTGCCAACGCGCTCAAGGGAAAACCGGTCACAGACAAAATGGTGACGGTGGGAGCGCACGTAAAACAGCCGGTGACGCTGCGCGTGCCCATTGGCACGCCCATATCTCTGCTGCTTCAAAGGGCGGGCGCGCCGGAAAATATGGACGGTTACACGGTCGTGATCGGCGGGCCGTGCATGGGTAAGCTTACCAAAGATTTAAGCACGCCGGTGACTAAGACAACGGGAGGCCTGCTGGTTATTCCGGACGACCATCCGCTACTCGCTAAAAAACAGGACAATATCGAGCGCGATATTCGTCTGGCAAAGGCGGTATGCTGCAACTGCAGCATGTGCACGCAGATGTGTCCGCGAAACGCGCTTGGCTTAAACGTGCAGCCGCACAAAGCGATGCGCGCCGTTTCCCAGGGTTCAGGAGCTTTGCTCGGAACGGCAAATTCAGTGTTTTCATGCTGCGATTGCGGCATTTGCACCTATTACGCGTGCAACTTCGGGCTGTCGCCTTCAAAGATCATGCAGCGTTTGAAATCGGGTATGATGGCACAGGGCGTCAAGCCGCAAAAGGAAGTGCCATTTGCGCCCGATCCGGACATAGACGGCAAACGGATTCCCGTTTCCCGTATGATCGCGCGCTTGGGGCTTAGCAAATACGACGTTCCCGCGCCGCTCGAGGACGAGCTGATGAACGTCAATCAAGTCAGGATACCGCTTAAGATGAGTATTGGCGCACCGTCGACGCCGGTCGTCGCGGTGGGCGACAGCGTGAACGCAGGGGACCTCATCGCGGATATTCGCGAAAACGCGCTCGGTTCTAAGATACACGCAAGCATATCCGGCATCGTGAGCGCAGTCGGCGACTTCATTGAGATCACAATGTAA
- a CDS encoding aldehyde dehydrogenase: MQMTEEQLKKLIASTVSGLLTHAAGNTARWLCDDMDEAVENAKLAQRQLAAMTLKQRKRIIEAIRTAGVKNADYLGKLAHEETGYGHADQKAFKNVLLAESTPGTEDIETRAVSGDEGLTLIEHAPFGVIGSIIPSTNPTSSVLNNAISMIAAGNAVVFNPHPAAKKCSQEAMRIVNEAVASAGGPQTLVTTVKEPTMESGQKMMEHRDITLLSVTGGEAVVAVAMKTGKRVIAAGPGNPPAIVDDTADIQKAAKDIIDGASFDNNVMCISEKEVFAFENIAEQLMDEMCKNGAARIYGADIDKVMKTTLIEKNGNYVINRKYVGKDAAVILRNAGVAFSGEPRIIIAEVERTHPFIMTEMLMPVLGVARVRDIDDAIASALMAEKNCKHSAVIHSMNVRHLSMAAAALNTTIFVKNGPSYAGNGFGGEGFATMTIATPTGEGQTSARTFTRTRRCVLQGDLRII; the protein is encoded by the coding sequence ATGCAAATGACGGAAGAACAGCTTAAAAAACTCATCGCCAGTACGGTAAGCGGCCTGCTTACCCATGCAGCCGGTAATACGGCGCGATGGTTGTGCGACGATATGGACGAAGCGGTGGAAAACGCCAAGCTGGCGCAAAGGCAACTGGCGGCAATGACGCTTAAGCAGCGCAAACGTATTATTGAAGCGATCCGTACGGCGGGCGTAAAAAACGCCGACTATCTGGGGAAGCTGGCGCACGAGGAAACGGGTTACGGCCACGCGGACCAGAAAGCGTTTAAAAACGTGCTGCTCGCGGAAAGCACGCCGGGAACCGAGGACATCGAAACCCGCGCGGTTTCAGGCGACGAAGGACTGACGCTCATTGAACATGCGCCGTTTGGTGTGATCGGTTCCATCATCCCCTCTACCAATCCGACCAGTTCGGTGCTCAACAATGCGATCAGTATGATCGCCGCAGGCAACGCGGTGGTATTCAATCCACATCCGGCGGCAAAGAAGTGCTCACAGGAAGCGATGCGTATCGTAAACGAAGCGGTAGCTTCGGCAGGCGGCCCGCAGACGCTGGTGACGACGGTCAAAGAACCGACGATGGAGAGCGGGCAAAAAATGATGGAACACCGAGATATTACGTTATTGTCGGTAACAGGCGGCGAAGCGGTGGTCGCGGTGGCTATGAAAACAGGGAAAAGAGTAATCGCCGCAGGACCGGGCAACCCGCCCGCAATCGTGGACGATACGGCGGATATTCAAAAGGCCGCCAAGGATATTATCGACGGGGCGAGTTTTGACAATAACGTGATGTGTATCTCGGAAAAAGAAGTTTTTGCTTTTGAGAACATCGCGGAACAGCTTATGGACGAGATGTGCAAAAACGGCGCTGCCAGGATATATGGCGCGGATATTGATAAGGTGATGAAAACCACGTTGATCGAGAAAAACGGCAATTATGTCATCAACCGTAAATACGTGGGAAAGGATGCGGCGGTAATCCTGCGTAACGCAGGCGTCGCTTTTTCAGGCGAACCGCGTATTATTATTGCGGAAGTGGAGCGCACGCATCCGTTCATTATGACAGAAATGCTGATGCCTGTGCTGGGCGTGGCCAGGGTGCGGGATATTGACGATGCAATCGCCAGCGCGCTGATGGCGGAAAAGAACTGCAAGCATTCGGCGGTGATCCATTCGATGAACGTGCGCCACCTGTCGATGGCGGCGGCAGCTCTCAATACAACGATTTTTGTGAAAAACGGACCGTCCTATGCAGGCAACGGGTTCGGGGGAGAGGGATTCGCGACCATGACGATCGCCACCCCCACCGGCGAGGGACAAACGAGCGCGCGGACATTTACGCGCACAAGAAGATGCGTACTGCAGGGCGATTTGAGGATTATTTAA
- a CDS encoding xylulokinase → MLLMGVDMGTSGCKAVIFDEEWNVAAQAYREYQLHFPGDGYLELDPETVWNGICEVVAEANGICGEPVDALAVSAIGDVIIPLGKDGKAIRNSIVDFDVRGKREIDAFVEEFGGAKKFFEITGMPPLYLGSLAKMLWIKEHEKDVFANVARWATYEDFLVERFGLAPSVSLSEAARTMLLDIRKKDWAADILELAPVKRSQLPQPVPSAAKLGYMDAGLAVKLGFRAPVQVASGGHDMVCAAVGAGLNEEESTTAVDIAGTIEGIVAAMPKANTGEEMLSNLLPCYPGFTGYVTFSVNVTAGCVVRWYRDVLDKDGWESCKKTGENFYEFFQRGVDPQTPGKLMLIPHFSGSGNPHFDSGAQGVIYGLNLDTKKEDIARAAVEGLCYELKQHTEAFEKAGIRLERLYAVGGGARVKKQLQLKANITGLAIEQGVVSESSAMGAAAYAAVAMGYIKNPAQAFGKIKKQGTLFKPDKQAAERFAVAYKDYEMLNQKIHQFEQLKQD, encoded by the coding sequence ATGCTGCTTATGGGAGTGGACATGGGAACATCCGGCTGCAAAGCCGTGATATTCGATGAGGAATGGAACGTGGCGGCGCAAGCCTACCGCGAATACCAGCTCCACTTCCCGGGCGACGGCTATCTGGAGCTTGATCCGGAAACCGTATGGAATGGGATCTGCGAGGTCGTTGCCGAAGCAAACGGGATCTGCGGGGAGCCGGTGGACGCGCTGGCAGTCTCCGCGATCGGCGACGTGATCATCCCTCTGGGGAAAGACGGAAAAGCCATTCGCAATTCCATCGTTGATTTCGACGTGCGCGGCAAGCGGGAAATAGACGCGTTTGTGGAAGAATTCGGCGGCGCAAAAAAGTTTTTCGAAATCACGGGCATGCCGCCGTTATACCTCGGCAGCCTTGCCAAAATGCTCTGGATCAAGGAACACGAAAAAGACGTGTTCGCAAACGTGGCCAGATGGGCGACATACGAGGATTTTCTTGTAGAGCGTTTTGGGCTCGCGCCTTCCGTCAGCTTAAGTGAAGCGGCACGCACGATGTTGCTGGATATTCGTAAAAAGGACTGGGCGGCGGATATTCTCGAGTTGGCGCCCGTTAAAAGATCTCAGTTGCCGCAGCCCGTACCGTCGGCGGCAAAACTTGGTTATATGGATGCAGGACTGGCCGTCAAGCTGGGCTTTCGGGCTCCTGTCCAGGTGGCAAGCGGCGGACACGATATGGTATGCGCGGCCGTAGGCGCAGGACTCAACGAGGAAGAAAGCACGACGGCGGTGGATATTGCGGGTACGATCGAGGGAATCGTCGCGGCGATGCCGAAAGCCAATACCGGCGAGGAGATGCTCTCGAATCTGCTGCCTTGTTATCCGGGCTTTACCGGATACGTGACTTTCAGCGTCAATGTGACGGCCGGATGCGTGGTGCGCTGGTACCGCGATGTGCTTGACAAAGACGGATGGGAGTCCTGCAAAAAGACAGGAGAAAACTTTTATGAGTTTTTCCAGCGCGGCGTAGACCCGCAAACGCCGGGCAAACTCATGCTGATCCCGCATTTTTCAGGGAGCGGCAACCCACATTTTGATTCCGGCGCGCAGGGCGTTATCTATGGGCTTAACCTAGATACGAAAAAAGAGGATATTGCACGCGCAGCCGTTGAAGGATTGTGCTACGAACTCAAGCAGCATACGGAAGCTTTTGAGAAAGCAGGTATCCGCTTAGAAAGGCTGTATGCCGTAGGCGGCGGCGCGAGAGTCAAAAAACAACTTCAGTTAAAGGCGAATATCACCGGCCTTGCAATTGAGCAGGGAGTGGTGAGCGAATCCTCCGCCATGGGGGCGGCGGCCTATGCCGCGGTTGCCATGGGGTATATCAAAAATCCCGCGCAGGCATTTGGAAAAATCAAAAAACAGGGAACACTTTTCAAGCCGGACAAACAGGCGGCAGAACGATTTGCCGTCGCATACAAAGATTATGAGATGTTAAACCAAAAAATACATCAGTTTGAACAGTTAAAACAAGACTAA
- a CDS encoding carboxysome shell protein has product MEKQALGLVETKGLIGAIEAADAMVKAANVELTGKEQIGSGLVTVVVRGDVGAVRAAVEAGASAAKRVGELFGMHIIPRPHDDVENILPGK; this is encoded by the coding sequence ATGGAAAAACAGGCTCTTGGATTGGTGGAGACCAAAGGTCTGATCGGCGCGATCGAAGCTGCTGACGCAATGGTCAAAGCGGCGAACGTGGAACTGACAGGTAAAGAACAGATCGGCAGCGGCCTTGTGACCGTTGTGGTTCGCGGCGACGTCGGCGCGGTACGCGCGGCGGTGGAAGCGGGCGCATCGGCGGCGAAGCGCGTAGGAGAACTGTTTGGAATGCATATCATTCCGCGTCCCCATGACGATGTCGAAAATATCCTGCCGGGGAAGTAA